The Leptidea sinapis chromosome 17, ilLepSina1.1, whole genome shotgun sequence genome contains the following window.
AGAACTAACTATCCCAGATCCTTAGAAGGGGCAGTTTTGCACAATAATATCTCATTATCAAGTACATACAGATACAGTTCTAGTTCACATTTACTTAGTGGCCAAACTGTAGTTACTAACTTCAAAGACacaacacaaaaaaattatgtggTTATATATGTAGTGTTGTAGTGGCAAAGGCAACTGGTGCATTGTCTAAGTGTAGCAACTTATCGGGCTCAACATTTCGGCACCCCTAACACACTCACGGAAATCTTTAGGAAGGAGGGGAGGATGCTAAGATTTTTGGAGTAGTTGGGGTGGcaggaataacaaatatattcttAATCATAAGTTACGGTAATTAGCCCGATTATACCATACCATGCTTCAACTTAATGTGCTACAGGAGAGACTACTTCATCACCATAttcgataaaaataaattaacttactTCGCCACCAGCTCCTTTGAAGCCTTGAATGATTCCTGTATAAGCCTCAAGTATGCTTTCTCTGAGTTCACAATAATACTCTAGCATGTCATAATCATGTCCAGCAAATTGGATGTTACTGGcctgaaaaattattattgaataaataactaATCATTAGTACTGTAAAGATAATACTTTAATAaaccaaatataaattatagtcaTTTACCTACCAGCTACCCAGTagcaatcttttttttatgacggtaagggatgagacattcaggacgttcagctgatggaaactGATATGCCCTgctgattacaatgcagtgccactcgtcatcttgagacataacttaagtctcatatgcccagtaatttcactagctatggcgcccttcagaccaaaacaataATACTTTCACAATACTGGATTCATGgaagaaatcaatttaaataaataaataaaaaattacctgCAGTAACATTTGCATGACGACATCAAAGTATTTTTTGAAATCAGGGCCAATACTTATTGCTATATCACCAAAGACGGATAATATTTGTGGCTTTACAGAACAGTGAATGGATGGGTCGCTAAGATTTTCAAGTAGTAAGCAAATAATTTCATCACAATAGGGAAGAAcctgaaatatataatatgtatattttagacaaaattataatttaagaatcaatttcttatttttcaaGTGATATccctaacttctgggattaattattcaaattgaattcgtaaccaaaatttaattattgatgatGCTCACTCCAGCACCTCTCCTGTTCCATCCAAgggctcttaccaactgagttTGACTATAATCCATAAATTCtggttacaaatttatatatacctataatataaCAATTCACAATGTCAATGAATTTGATCAATACCTTGCTCTTGAGTGATCTGCAAATATCTCCAGTGACACCAACTGCAGCAATACAAACTTGATATTCTTGATGATTTTTCAATCCAACATAAAGATATTGCTTGAATGCAGGCATATATTTCAGAAAACCTTCACCCAAGACTTCAACCAATGTTGAAACAGCCATCAGGGCATCTTCTTGAACACCTCCTGCTTTACCCGCATTGCCAGCAAACATTGTTAAAAGGGCTGTCATAATAGCATCAGAAATTTGAGGTGCATCTTCAGGTGTTACTTTACGAAGAACAGATTGAAGGGTAGCACATAATAGACTCTGTAAATCATTGAACTGTGAACGATCTGCTTGACTCGATATGTGATTCTCCATTTGTAAAACTTGTTGTAGTCTTTCTAATATAACCATAGTAGTTTTCTGGACAGTCACATAACAGTCTGTGGGTGAATTTTTAACCATTTCCATGAGGGCTTCGTAAGCTGCAGACCTCAAGTTATGCTGTGCTGCATCTTGACGATCTGTTGTTTCTAGCAGTCTGTGAATGATGAAATCAAAAAAGGTTGACATACAATATGTGGTGGGCTGACCTGATTCACCACATTCCGCAGCTTCATATGCTGCTTCAGCTAAACCTGTAAAAGCCCAACATACATTAGCTGCAACACGAGGTTCTGCCTTCAGTCCATTGACTAGACTTTCAAGAAGAGGTTTTAGATAATTTTCATTGATTGCAGCTTCTGGAACCATATCACAAATTCTGCCAAATGTCCAAGCTGCTGTATCTCTAACAGCTACACTGCTGTCATACATAGCTTCAATCAGAGTTGGCATTGCATTTTCAACCATGGGCTTCAAGGTAGTTGCTTCAAGGCCACCCAGTATCGATCCAAAAGCCATGAGCGCGGCTTCTCTGTACCTCCAGTTATCACTTTTAATATTACCCTGTATGAAGGGTAAAACATGAGGAACAATCTCATCTTCACAACAATTTGAAAGTAGCATTAAGCAAACAGAAGCTGCTTTTGATGGATTCCATTCAAGTTCATCATCAGTGTCATCTTGTTTAGTTAGCTTTTGCATTAAAACTGGAACTATGTACTGTAATGCCCCTCTTGCATAGAATCTTGATGTACGTGTGGGTGGGCGacctaaaaatatttatttgttatatttccAAACAGGTATAAACTTATACAAACACAGTTCAATACATCAACAATAACGTTCATATGATAAGTGATTCCTCAGTCATAGGCGAAAACATatgaacatataaataaaacaaacttttattaattttgaagtctatatctacattattgtgtctgttgcatcattttacatattatattgtaacttgaaatgatttgtaaattgatgtacttaaatgtaaatcttgatattaaagagtggcaatgagtttcttgctacatcTTTTcgcattagctcaaccctttacgaaatagcggtagattcaataagaaaaatatatatttttttgccattcataagtgtcatttctgtgacctacatgaataaactgattttgatttgattttatactATATTTTGCAGTTAATTTTAAGTAGAGATTCGGGTTGAACCATTCCAATTGACAAAGGTGTCCTCTAATAGTTTAGGTCTAGATCAaacatgatcacagaatagGATGTTTACtaattatactttattatacaacgtgaaccagaaaaggtataacatcccttcaatggtacgttatttgggtcatatgcaatagtatggtgatgtttaagttttaataaataaataaaaaaaaagaaaaagacttccctacgaaataaaaatattatttttcaatttcttttcttagacaaccctaaatttaaagagactgccagttttaggcggggcctttgtttataaacagaatgtcacctacctatggacttaaacataaacaataatctatgattaaggagtatgcacactacatgaaatgtggcttgtgtctatgttattattcattcattttttacttcctgttattgaaacaaataaacaaaataagaaattacataacattacacagtttcacgtctgtattcctgaagggttagaggtgtattttttccacccatGTTTCGCTATGGttaattcccacgtaatagggggcgtgatttctgaactatgggctgctagtgacaaatttcctacgaaaaactcaataactgccccattccatacccaggccgggtacaaaacccggtccgggaatggagtacatattattaatatgaggatggtcaaagatatccatatttgacaaaaaaaatctgtgaagaacaatttcttaataggagtctattagaattatctttattggataaaacatttttgaattaaaatgtcaagactcatttgcccagtaataagagcagctacagtgccattcagaccaaaccataatgcttatacatttttgcttcacggcagaaaaaggtgccgttgtggtacccataatctacaattacaaatttggaattattttcaatgtaacttgaagaaaacttcaaataattctacattgaagtATGTGTTTATgcctttagaatagacatttacacacacacagagatgtaaatatcgtgtttcaaagcacaattcaaagagtattaacgcagacaggccgatcttttcaacctaacatatttaaaaaaacacaaaatgtaaaaacacagttacaattacactagtttttatcttttaaacacgttttatttaaatttgtaacactcgcggaaaacagagtaaatactaacataacatagtttcataataagattagaattaaaaaaatctttattggtatatataactacagtaaatacaaatttagaagtattttcaatgtcagctaaagcaaatgcacatacaaaataactttgtcttcatggcaaaatgagaacacaaattgcttcacagctgcaatgaatcgtaggcattttactattatctgttATTATAtcacatctacgtttttcatctgtttaaggtcaaagagagttcaaaaaattagggttgagggaatcatactttttgcgaaaacttagcactttaaatattgtattaaattataatgctaattcatttctgacttcacatagagatgacctaaggaatgtctggttcaaagcatagtatatctatttagtttcaccttgtaTATAGTGTACTCATATTTTCATCATGTATgaatattacatataaataacagtattttcttaagcttgataaaaaaaaaagggaCACATCAATTGTGTGAGAGACTACTTACCAGCATCACCAGCTTCAGCTTCTTCTATTGAAAGATCTATTTCTTCATCACTCACATTGGACCAAAATTCAATACCTTGTAATGATATTTCATCAATATCCGACTTCATAGCTTCTAATGTTATAGGAAACAGTGCTTGACCCATATAAGGCTCCATGTATTGGTAGTAAAGCGATAATATTTTTACCTACAATAATACATAACTATAGgtaatcaaatataattttaaaatgttgatgcatcccatatacaataatttatatttatagtttattttttattacttgttATGAAGTATTTGATATTACTTAAGCACAATTCACCTCATCTCATTCACAGCACCTTACAAagaaatttttatgtatttaacagccattgtaaaatactctatttgattaaaaagagtggcactTGAGCTTCTtctatgttcttctcacaagctctactttttccaaacatatggtagattcaataattccaaagaaatatttatagttagtttaaacttaattaaataaagtttatttgactttgaaacaaaatattattacataaacacAAAGTCATTCAACAACTTTTTAGTGTTTGGAATGGATAAAATATCTGATTTCTCACACATTTCAATTCCCTACATAAAAGTATAGGTTCGCATTAAAAGTGTCTATTAACCTCCAGTCTCTTATGATCATTAAATTTATACCTGTCTATATCTCACAACAATAAAACCCAACAAgtattactataaaattttaatacaatccaTGGTTAATGGACTTAGAAATACTTAAGATATTGACTATTGTCAGTGGTCCGTGACCACTTTCTGCAGCTCCTAAGCTAAACAAGTTAATATTTCGGAAACTATGATGaatccaaaatatttattaacaaccTGCTTCTTCTTAATAGGGCATAATGTAGCAAAGGTAACaatcaaaatttcattttaGTTGTTCTTACACTGGCACACATTACACATGCCCTTCAAAACAGAACACAATGGTCTACCACCTTTTTTTTTGCAGTAAAACAAGATGAAAACTAATAGTAGTTGTAGTACTAATAGTggttgtttttaaaaaatactacaaaacTCTACTTTGTGAAACAATGATAAGTTCACGCAtcttactttaaattaaaagtagtaatgaaagaaaatactaattaaattattattaatttatagtgaaataatggaaataataatatagtatgttTTATctcattttatattgtttaatattttaagtcttATATTAGGCAACAATAATACTTCTTtgctattgatatttttttaatatattgcaaATACAGATTTTTCCTAAACATTCATATTTCATACAAcattatctagtatattattgTAGTGGTAACATTAAGCTTGATTCCTGATGATAAATTCCAGCATTACACAAGAAACAAATTACTTTTATTGAGCTGTATTTCCATTATGTAATACCTGAACAACTCCTTGAAATAagtatgtattaaatttaaatgtttgtgATTCACCTGGAAGAGGTGTGGatggcttaatttttttttaatgaaaataagggacaagacaagcaggatgttcggctgatggtaattgatacaccctacccattacaatgcagcaccactcaagattattgaaaaattttgagacataagatgagtaatttcactagctatggcacccttcagacctcaacacagtaatgcttacacattactgcttcatggcaaaaAAGGCGCAAATTAGAATAGAAATTACTTGCCAATAGGAGAACTGCATGCTTATTTGTTGTTTAATTCCATAAAAtgatagtgtaaaaaaaatggcAAGACTTACTAAACATTGAAGAGCAGCTACATTTATTCTCATGTCACAAGACTGTGTTGCTTCACAGACTACTTCCATTATAAAGTTACGTTCATTTTCTTTATCAAAATTAGCTTTTGTAAACTCTAAGGAATTTAGAAGAGCTTGTGTTGCTGCTAAGCGGACATGATTACTAGGCTCAGTTGATCTCATTCCGTGTATTATAGCCGTTAGTATTGGGTTGCTTTGTTCTGTTAGTACTTCAGCATCTATCTCTTGACATATGTAACCTAGAACCAGAAAATAACTTTACAATCCAGTACTTCTAATGTTTCTaactctaatatataaaattcttttgtcatggtgttaaacattgaactcctccgaaacggcttgaccgcttctcataaaattttgagtgcatattgggtaggtctgagaatcagacatcTGTTTTATATCCCGGTAAATGTAatggtggtccacacgaattttttttttaattttttttacatttttttttaaatttgtttgataattattagtcagcattataaaatacatacaacttcaaattttcacccatctacgatcaacagttacttttgtattgcaattttaatatcagcaatacaatgtttgctgggtcagctagttatagtataatattcttattagcaaaattaaatgaaaaagcagcaactgtaaaaatattgagTTCCAGTTCCCCCAGTCAATAACCATCTAGACAGTACAATGGGGGACAAAACAGTGGGGGACAatgtatatttatcaaaatgtataatataatattcttagtaaataattaataaaagtattcaaagaaaatagatttatatatacatattctcAGCACCTTTATTAACTAGTAAATGAgagtattgaagcatggagcaGCCTTTTTTATTCTGACTTTTCACTTTATTGTTGTTAAGGTTAAGGTTATTAATCCTGTTCTAAGAACTAGATCCATTTTAATACAGTAAAATGTATTAACCCTTAGTTGGACCAAATGGTCCCCACCACAATAATTATTGACTGTTGTAATAGTTTGAATTACACATCTCATTTGTGAAATCTCTTAAATATCATAAATCTTTATCCAACTATCAgatgtttattaatataattatataaagatatcaataaatatttatgatagAGAATCTTGAGAGTTACACCAGGTTTTGGCCAATCTTTtgattatcttttttttttttatgaaaataagggacgagacgggcaggacatccagctgatggcaattgatacactctacccattacaatgcagtaccactcaggattcttgaaaaaccccaaaaattctgagtggcactacaagtgtgctcgtcaccttgagatataagatgttaagtcccattgcccagtaatttcactagctacggcgcccttcagaccgaaacagagtaatgcttacacattactgcttcacagtagaaataggaggtgttgtggtacccataatctagccggcattctgtgcaaaggagcctcccactggtcaatcACCAGTATGTTGTAAGAATACACTGATGATTATTcatatgtatatgtattaaCTGGCTTATCGACACtccaaaatataaatgtaatataactAGCAGTTAAGGCTAACATGTAATACAAAGTCACAAACAAACCAATAGCTTCTAAAGTAGCTTCCTTCTTCATTTCTGTAGATTCAACATTTACAACATTATCCACAAGAAAAGGAATGAGGTCATTCCACTGTCCTGCAGGTAATTCAGCCACTGCTACATATGCAACACACTGAGCTGCTGAACTTGGTCGACTATTTTCTGTGCCCATTGCCGACAATATCTGaaattcataaattaatatacCAGTAAATAGTTGTTGCTGGTGCAATAATggtattattgtatatttttaaatgattaatagccttacatttttctttatataaattCTAACATCTTCAGGCAATGCTAGCCATTTTTGTTGGTATTGAAGTTTCATTGCAGGATCCTTAGATGTTAGGTGATTTTTAAGCTGTAGCCCAGCGGCCATTCGAGCCACCTGGCTGTTTCCACCTTGAACCAGGACATCTGATAGCATTTTGACAAATGTTGTAAAGTTGGTAACAGCAGCATGGTTAAGGTATTTTTCGGCAGATTCCAATTCATTTCGATCTGAAAtaagtcaaatatatttttaaaccatGAATCTCACGATAATTAATAACTATCATTTCTGAAATAACTTCGAGGTTAGatatctaataattataaaaaattaatccGATGAAGCTATTTCTGAAAATACATACTATTTTAATGAGTAATCAAATAATGTTAtgcttttaaaaatttatttttaatgattgaCTCAAACAAATTATTCGGTTTATTTAAACTAGAAGCTTCTTTTGACAATTACCTAGACGTGTCAACCTTTGTAAAatcttttcttatttctagGATTCATTTGATTTATTAACAGCTCATATGACCGAGACTTACAATATGTAGTTTATTTTCTTAAACAAATTACGTTAGTCAACCGTAAATTCTTTGTGTGATAGTGACGTTAGATTAGCGCCATGCTCGTAgaagtaaaattattacttaCCTGGAGATATGGTTTTTTCTAGAATTTGTATGAGTGAAAAGGTAGTATCCCTATGCATTGTGCTTCACTTTATTGAAAATAACTTAAACCTAGCTGAAAATTAAACTAAAGATGGAAACTTGAACCGGCATATAGTTTTAACGAAGCACACACCAATCACCATACATCGGGATGAAATGTTGCCAAATTATGAACTTTGTTGAgtttgtcaaattcaaatttgattttaatCGAACCATCGACAATAGACCTAATAGGAATAACGGTCAGCCATAGAGCCATGGAGGACATAGACTGCCACAGTGTGCGTGGGCTATCAAAAGAGCCGA
Protein-coding sequences here:
- the LOC126968900 gene encoding importin subunit beta-1 isoform X2 produces the protein MHRDTTFSLIQILEKTISPDRNELESAEKYLNHAAVTNFTTFVKMLSDVLVQGGNSQVARMAAGLQLKNHLTSKDPAMKLQYQQKWLALPEDVRIYIKKNILSAMGTENSRPSSAAQCVAYVAVAELPAGQWNDLIPFLVDNVVNVESTEMKKEATLEAIGYICQEIDAEVLTEQSNPILTAIIHGMRSTEPSNHVRLAATQALLNSLEFTKANFDKENERNFIMEVVCEATQSCDMRINVAALQCLVKILSLYYQYMEPYMGQALFPITLEAMKSDIDEISLQGIEFWSNVSDEEIDLSIEEAEAGDAGRPPTRTSRFYARGALQYIVPVLMQKLTKQDDTDDELEWNPSKAASVCLMLLSNCCEDEIVPHVLPFIQGNIKSDNWRYREAALMAFGSILGGLEATTLKPMVENAMPTLIEAMYDSSVAVRDTAAWTFGRICDMVPEAAINENYLKPLLESLVNGLKAEPRVAANVCWAFTGLAEAAYEAAECGESGQPTTYCMSTFFDFIIHRLLETTDRQDAAQHNLRSAAYEALMEMVKNSPTDCYVTVQKTTMVILERLQQVLQMENHISSQADRSQFNDLQSLLCATLQSVLRKVTPEDAPQISDAIMTALLTMFAGNAGKAGGVQEDALMAVSTLVEVLGEGFLKYMPAFKQYLYVGLKNHQEYQVCIAAVGVTGDICRSLKSKVLPYCDEIICLLLENLSDPSIHCSVKPQILSVFGDIAISIGPDFKKYFDVVMQMLLQASNIQFAGHDYDMLEYYCELRESILEAYTGIIQGFKGAGGEVRPDVSLVEPHVPAIVNFMVLVANGPERTDGHISVIAGLTGDLCTVFGHRVLPLLETKPILDLLQVARRSRTPRTKTLANWAAKEIRKLKQTPLAS
- the LOC126968900 gene encoding importin subunit beta-1 isoform X1, which encodes MHRDTTFSLIQILEKTISPDRNELESAEKYLNHAAVTNFTTFVKMLSDVLVQGGNSQVARMAAGLQLKNHLTSKDPAMKLQYQQKWLALPEDVRIYIKKNILSAMGTENSRPSSAAQCVAYVAVAELPAGQWNDLIPFLVDNVVNVESTEMKKEATLEAIGYICQEIDAEVLTEQSNPILTAIIHGMRSTEPSNHVRLAATQALLNSLEFTKANFDKENERNFIMEVVCEATQSCDMRINVAALQCLVKILSLYYQYMEPYMGQALFPITLEAMKSDIDEISLQGIEFWSNVSDEEIDLSIEEAEAGDAGRPPTRTSRFYARGALQYIVPVLMQKLTKQDDTDDELEWNPSKAASVCLMLLSNCCEDEIVPHVLPFIQGNIKSDNWRYREAALMAFGSILGGLEATTLKPMVENAMPTLIEAMYDSSVAVRDTAAWTFGRICDMVPEAAINENYLKPLLESLVNGLKAEPRVAANVCWAFTGLAEAAYEAAECGESGQPTTYCMSTFFDFIIHRLLETTDRQDAAQHNLRSAAYEALMEMVKNSPTDCYVTVQKTTMVILERLQQVLQMENHISSQADRSQFNDLQSLLCATLQSVLRKVTPEDAPQISDAIMTALLTMFAGNAGKAGGVQEDALMAVSTLVEVLGEGFLKYMPAFKQYLYVGLKNHQEYQVCIAAVGVTGDICRSLKSKVLPYCDEIICLLLENLSDPSIHCSVKPQILSVFGDIAISIGPDFKKYFDVVMQMLLQASNIQFAGHDYDMLEYYCELRESILEAYTGIIQGFKGAGGEVRPDVSLVEPHVPAIVNFMVLVANGPERTDGHISVIAGLTGDLCTVFGHRVLPLLETKPILDLLQVARRSRTPRTKTLANWAAKEIRKLKQTPLASW